A portion of the Calliphora vicina chromosome 5, idCalVici1.1, whole genome shotgun sequence genome contains these proteins:
- the Nop10 gene encoding H/ACA ribonucleoprotein complex subunit 3, translating into MYLMYTLNENGERVYTLKKRTEDGMPTISAHPAHFSPEDKYSRQRLTIKKRFNLLLTQKPEPVY; encoded by the exons ATGTATTTAATGTACACTTTAAACGAAAATGGTGAACGTGTTTACACTTTGaag aAACGCACCGAGGATGGCATGCCAACAATATCAGCCCATCCTGCTCATTTCTCGCCAGAAGATAAATACTCCAGACAACGCCTTACCATCAAAAAACGTTTTAATTTGCTTTTAACACAAAAACCTGAACCCGTTTATTAA
- the LOC135962047 gene encoding transmembrane protein 223 — MSNILRLLTNPCKNVCNKTSIRLISRQPLAQSLKEAFTLNTKVCRFQQLAPKHFTGQQRSNFCTRAYDINTNVTKDVILYKYENPNFFKTLNIFGICQFMFWTYLSHFAFTTLRDAPVEQKEGEDLKWFERINLGENKYRNGITAMSFLIGYGILAAVWMFTLRSVRFLILRKGGRDVTLVTYGPFGHNRMMTVPLKSVSAQQPREMAEVLLPLKVRNRSLFYVLDMKGEFKNTQLYDYTAGLNRRL, encoded by the exons atgagCAATATACTAAGATTACTTACAAATCCatgtaaaaatgtttgcaataaaACATCTATACGTTTAATAAGCCGCCAACCATTGGCACAAAGTCTGAAGGAAGCGTTCACATTGAACACAAAAGTGTGTAGATTTCAACAACTAGCTCCCAAGCATTTTACCGGACAACAGCGATCGAATTTTTGCACAAGAGCGTATGACATAAACACAAATGTTACCAAAGAcgttatattgtacaaatatgaaAATCCAAACTTTTTCAAAACCTTAAACATATTTGGTATATGTCAATTTATGTTTTGGACATATTTGTCTCATTTTGCTTTTACAACGTTAAGAGATGCACCAGTGGAGCAAAAAGAAGGCGAAGATTTGAAATGGTTTGAACGCATAAATTTGGGTGAAAATAAATATCGAAATGGCATTACGGCCATGagttttctgatag GCTATGGTATATTGGCAGCAGTTTGGATGTTTACATTGCGCTCAGTACGATTTCTAATACTGCGTAAAGGAGGACGGGACGTTACACTTGTTACATATGGGCCATTTGGTCATAATCGCATGATGACAGTACCTCTTAAAAGTGTCTCCGCTCAGCAACCTAGAGAAATGGCCGAGGTGCTTTTGCCTTTGAAGGTTCGCAATCGTTCACTGTTTTATGTGCTCGATATGAAGGGAGAATTTAAGAATACCCAACTCTATGATTACACTGCCGGTCTTAATAGACGCCTTTAA
- the mms4 gene encoding uncharacterized protein mms4, with product MDNKSDKLWKKTIRDQQKRIKPGECQKYIRIVVDSHIMSASYGREFIAELNNAIGELKYDVRTLPIKESVIWERNMGQLALKPNEVNALSDVWQKEDQIVKILTHIELQQMIKSATLHKIAEDFNKHYANKQHIVLFLRSKEKHSSAISTALIELQVMHQLKVLKVEPTTKELLNQLKRLTKAIAEIPHKKQKSEILGTFKKYLANDKKQCVRVEGTNGFGRLWQQHLNRLPMVTLEVAETIIDKYSCPKKLLDDLKNNPDAEKEISDLKIKRSGPVALQTNRRVGNALSHKLYMLYNSKESTTLI from the coding sequence ATGGACAATAAATCGGATAAATTGTGGAAAAAGACCATACGGGATCAGCAAAAACGCATTAAGCCCGGAGAGTGTCAAAAATACATACGGATTGTTGTAGATTCACACATAATGTCGGCATCATATGGCCGGGAATTTATAGCTGAGCTTAACAATGCCATCGGAGAACTTAAATATGATGTTAGAACCTTACCCATTAAGGAGTCTGTAATATGGGAGCGCAATATGGGCCAATTAGCTTTAAAACCCAATGAAGTCAATGCCTTAAGCGATGTATGGCAAAAGGAAGATCAGATTGTCAAAATATTAACTCACATAGAGCTACAACAAATGATAAAATCAGCCACTTTGCACAAAATAGCAGAGGATTTTAATAAACACTATGCTAATAAACAACATATAGTATTATTTTTACGTTCCAAAGAAAAACATTCATCTGCAATATCTACGGCTCTAATAGAACTGCAGGTCATGCATCAACTGAAAGTTTTAAAAGTTGAACCCACCACCAAGGAATTGTTGAATCAACTAAAGCGTTTAACTAAGGCCATAGCAGAGATCccccataaaaaacaaaagtctgAGATATTGGGCACATTTAAAAAGTATCTTGCCAACGACAAGAAACAGTGTGTTCGTGTAGAGGGCACCAATGGCTTTGGTCGTTTATGGCAACAACATTTAAACCGTCTGCCCATGGTCACACTGGAAGTTGCAGAAACTATTATAGATAAATATTCGTGTCCGAAAAAACTTTTAGATGATCTTAAAAATAATCCAGATGCCGAAAAGGAAATAtctgatttgaaaattaaacGTTCTGGACCAGTAGCTCTGCAAACCAATCGACGTGTTGGTAATGCATTGTCCCATAAACTTTATATGCTTTATAATTCAAAGGAATCaacaactttaatttaa
- the LOC135961621 gene encoding transmembrane protein 170B: MLSDADDSDELDTIADVMGLRSQSKLDNFREMWYHIFLWALFSSIFIHTCAALVAFVTLRKHKFGRFFSILILVMGFLSPALSGIISSAVIAFVHRASSLPMSPIYAMVWGVGQTIVSACLGFTRILATL; the protein is encoded by the coding sequence ATGTTGTCTGATGCGGATGATAGCGATGAGCTAGACACCATTGCTGATGTCATGGGTCTGCGATCACAAAGTAAACTGGACAATTTTAGGGAAATGTGGTACCACATATTCTTGTGGGCCCTGTTTTCCTCCATTTTCATACACACTTGTGCCGCCCTGGTAGCATTTGTTACGCTACGCAAGCATAAATTTGGACGTTTCTTTTCCATATTGATATTAGTGATGGGGTTCTTGTCGCCGGCTCTAAGCGGTATTATTAGTAGTGCAGTTATTGCTTTTGTACATCGTGCCTCTAGTTTACCCATGTCTCCAATATATGCCATGGTTTGGGGCGTAGGGCAAACCATAGTATCGGCGTGTTTAGGTTTTACACGAATTTTGGCCACATTGTAA
- the or gene encoding AP-3 complex subunit sigma-2 gives MIKAILVFNNHGKPRLSKFYQYFNEDMQQQIIKETFQLVSKRDDNVCNFLEGGSLIGGSDYKLIYRHYATLYFVFCVDSSESELGILDLIQVFVETLDKCFENVCELDLIFHADAVHHILSELVMGGMVLQTNMADIMARIEEQNKIVKQEAGISAAPARAVSAVKSMNIPQQIKDIKLPDLPQAIKDLKF, from the exons ATGATTAAAGCTATTTTAGTGTTTAATAATCATGGCAAACCACGCCTCTCCAAGTTctatcaatatttt AATGAAGACATGCAGCAGCAGATAATTAAAGAGACATTCCAATTGGTTTCTAAGCGAGATGATAACGTTTGTAATTTTCTAGAGGGAGGCAG CCTGATTGGTGGTTCGGATTACAAACTCATTTATCGGCACTATGCTACACTGTATTTTGTGTTTTGCGTGGACTCTTCGGAAAGTGAATTGGGCATTTTGGATTTAATACAAGTTTTTGTAGAGACTCTCGATAAGTGTTTTGAAAATGTGTGTGAACTCGATTTAATCTTCCATGCTGATGCTGTGCATCACATACTCTCCGAACTGGTGATGGGTGGTATGGTATTGCAGACAAATATGGCCGATATTATGGCAAGAATTGAAGAGCAGAATAAAATTGTCAAACAAGAAGCCGGCATTTCAGCTGCTCCAGCGAGAGCAGTGAGTGCGGTAAAAAGCATGAACATTCCACAACAAATTAAAGATATTAAACTGCCCGATTTGCCACAAGCCATAAAAGACTTAAAGTTCTGA
- the LOC135960223 gene encoding oocyte zinc finger protein XlCOF8.4, protein MAALSDTPTPTMLTSTSEAGGVSIKIEQGVLRENDDEYEGSGYNAERRGIPTTQYESSHPPDMENASNGMSDDNFNMYSISHSIFHSEVQIKAEPPVDIDDTHPDEEVEESRSFQLQSPNATSFNTTPKIRLTPTSKLIASPNGTSENKRRFVCPYENCTKSYGKSSHLRSHLTWHTGIKPFVCKEAGCGKGFTRSDELNRHIRTHTGEKPFECVQCTKKFSRSDHLTKHLATHTKQLAASNKALAKKIKMDKKSTTEVEKPISTAPSVAVENNNQTSESINFKDTDVPKPRLNSPELNTNHLEVSQAISLKIKLEKSENSDEYKITAPQEDIKISPSPASPIRQLELNIKNEPELVINPEPLDESHTSESTDVSHDLEPDDDAIMPEANLPVSTENTTTTTVPLMRFAMASHVRPPLKRVSDLVYDSTRPFPCTHCLKNFKRQDDLNRHMRTHTGEKPFVCNECDKRFTRSDHLKKHMNTHTRVR, encoded by the coding sequence ATGGCTGCCTTAAGTGACACGCCCACACCAACAATGTTAACGTCAACGTCAGAGGCTGGTGGTGTCTCAATAAAAATAGAACAGGGTGTGTTACGTGAAAATGATGATGAATATGAAGGGAGTGGATATAATGCCGAGAGGCGGGGTATCCCGACTACTCAATATGAGTCAAGCCACCCACCTGACATGGAAAATGCTTCAAACGGCATGAGTGATGACAACTTCAATATGTACAGTATTTCCCACAGTATTTTCCATTCGGAGGTTCAAATTAAAGCAGAACCACCGGTGGACATCGATGACACCCATCCCGACGAAGAAGTTGAAGAAAGTAGAAGTTTCCAATTGCAGTCACCAAACGCAACTAGCTTCAATACAACACCAAAAATAAGGCTTACTCCTACCAGCAAACTAATAGCATCACCAAATGGAACCAGCGAGAACAAAAGACGTTTCGTATGTCCCTATGAGAATTGCACAAAAAGCTATGGCAAAAGTTCACATTTAAGATCTCATTTAACTTGGCATACCGGCATTAAGCCATTTGTATGTAAAGAAGCGGGATGTGGCAAAGGTTTTACGCGCTCAGACGAACTTAATCGTCACATTAGAACACATACGGGTGAAAAGCCATTCGAATGTGTACAATGTACTAAAAAGTTTTCGCGTAGTGATCATTTAACCAAACATTTGGCAACACATACTAAACAATTGGCAGCAAGTAATAAAGCgctagcaaaaaaaataaaaatggataaAAAGTCAACTACGGAAGTTGAAAAACCTATTTCTACAGCTCCCTCAGTAGCTGTGGAAAATAATAATCAAACTTCCGAAAGCATTAATTTTAAAGACACAGATGTGCCGAAACCGAGACTAAACTCACCAGAACTAAACACAAATCATTTAGAAGTATCGCAAGCAattagtttgaaaataaaactagAGAAATCTGAAAATAGTGATGAATATAAGATAACGGCTCCCCAAGAGGATATAAAAATAAGCCCAAGTCCAGCATCACCAATACGGCAATTagagttaaatattaaaaatgaaccCGAACTTGTTATTAATCCTGAACCACTAGATGAATCACACACCAGTGAATCAACAGATGTGTCACATGATCTTGAACCTGATGACGATGCCATTATGCCTGAAGCCAATTTGCCAGTATCAACGGAAAATACAACCACGACGACTGTACCATTAATGAGATTTGCCATGGCATCTCATGTCAGGCCGCCATTAAAGCGCGTATCAGACCTTGTTTACGATTCGACAAGGCCATTTCCATGCACTCACTGCTTGAAGAATTTTAAGCGACAAGATGATCTCAATCGTCATATGCGCACACATACCGGTGAAAAACCATTTGTTTGCAATGAATGTGACAAACGTTTTACGCGTAGTGACCATTTGAAAAAGCACATGAACACTCACACAAGAGTAAGATGA
- the Nup205 gene encoding nuclear pore complex protein Nup205 encodes MEVIPDDMWSPFKQMYKIIEQTILSPTEDLMANLEMCLKRNRQVFINLLKNPPKNERNRKELQKHISQGIPVTANRRTLILSKDLVDECFIISDMFDLDEYLALELLCTAQRQVNQYPDLPRGLIAVLLYYDGRKAVANSVRDLFQIISGVSWVSEVPKELISLASSFSQSLVDDSNILERIVDLLDELDITSEMVLLTKNRALGSNKHRNQISELFEEIRMSLAMTLFNWSAQRSLPKTIVIKLLKNLSKYKSSESTGMIDDTTLTILMSVIYSYDTNILQKQDDNRLINNLNIIKDNEFVQQLYVALMSDKSLENNNNGIKNFIKFSFGLAISGLRHASQYLQNSSSIVTDYDEQLVDDAICCNIFKFIHNSIIEKEIIYKNQFFYRRIHMIFTDFIDFMHSKVTELRGRADETAKTLISFAKEGLEPPSNLDHNFEMLLLCIGKFYKGNKAGLGLCVEYWGPLETTANCVTTTRSVSLFKFIRLAGELLPSTLFVPYLKMIAGLASCERSARCTFNLLKQASGLTGSTGLSWEHFFSCLNRYYTNLKQEFYSTSDTIYRNRISSRNINPDEIEGLRAVLEVIKSVTTYDDVARIAICEHPNWNPLYTLIGLLGCSVPLHLKADILQTLSSLAQSKETATLLWDNLEASQIIATIPTNVQYEICNLEVEIEQNECRLENYPLTEGVLDLLYSLITTVIPKHLGNGPRKPGFEPYLKFLINGIFLKFYNRTYKDQTEKWNIGAKCLKIIHYLLDIYVINPKDFCENFDNATPPGFFIMLQLHTKSDMLRLILQIIDDSRLQLDDCKKFKGKTNLEECALYCLKIVKLGLKHQDIYFDAHSNANSAILLSGLNKILLDVNPRSKKPDHILNSTYFLTYFNWLPYHTLEAIKILHMISKQPSANSQIVGIFTQNESTKTILRQGFVECLESEYIPVKTEAESNEVHFEETNEIPKIKLQIKEAIIRLIQSCLCQHTPNLGQFLMGFEHFKDLQMNKGQRHGVLELGINCTRSIVTLLENHLEMKANNLCFDADVERVIERAFELLHSVCANPKTSDQVLRYLRTRNDFLCRYLMLMPSLKITNSHVINQISNLLKCIAIELKITASNCQLSRFQHISEIFLGINPKNKQESAIELTHFYTNANFDTSKQHLSSGLKNNILCELFNRIDLDLQMLATPQWEFFDRGLIEQILKECEYKTEEGHTLVDLKKMHQILHSELKMVQSTIASGQRRLILQEIESVLLHALKVNEQRNKRFATVKFVESWGYVTEILFSCVTSCAFPAERKQELIIEILQRILMKVAPNQIILEMSVIISGTILLLLVNLRCCFHNVQESDIKSVDTADSEMNQTQSSKSNTLNLKCILKYILEWIIVSGVASQKLRINLYAALLNCLRIIRDQSTKKSTNVNKNYITRLDKSHGNDYLSSDSTYIRMAVEVILQFGEKLIEIICHDCVAGHEICKMSALACIDVLLDIDTMSGIMNFISHHGYLSHIVESLAKSDEELCNTLSNVPENMKYLYVYESKMSMLLRLANTHAGAELLLSNKVLDVLSSMRVFDMHPDLKRRQEWHQNELQEFVPRVDTRYRQILFPALNLCDCLVTTLGTENYSVISQVMHFLLSHCDMIEIVLRSGSPFSDIGLLQEVSFITGIIARTFSQEAFAAKNSDLMGDIGVNVYRIKKLMLSLYLRFTVNDSNFKEIQKSGHALYEDTNENTSVHITYFLEIAANLNLFCRNIVTNNSVDHRTNGLLFSPTISEGVHMEDNRNSTIYHQYNLGIIINQLKGSVEYFHSQKTILDGLYRQRSVLIHSSFDSSANEKYLQIIKQHEDKQIQLSLCVFIIEQCLYLLWSHLDYYMRYISSNNRDIILLYADNMHGVGSANALNFTNEELLNLKKTLISVFNETFSKKLCSVMDVAQDGETDFNNALLRRIKSIIQFFPIK; translated from the coding sequence ATGGAAGTAATTCCTGACGACATGTGGTCACCATTTAAGCAGATGTACAAAATCATCGAACAAACTATTCTTAGTCCCACAGAAGATTTGATGGCGAACTTGGAAATGTGTTTGAAACGAAATAGACAAGTGTTCAtcaatcttttgaaaaatcCACCAAAAAATGAACGCAATCGTAAAGAACTCCAAAAACATATCTCGCAAGGAATTCCAGTCACTGCCAACAGAAGAACTCTTATTTTATCGAAAGATCTTGTGGATGAATGTTTTATCATATCCGATATGTTTGATTTAGACGAATATTTAGCTTTGGAACTACTTTGCACTGCTCAGCGTCAAGTGAATCAATACCCGGATCTACCACGTGGATTAATTGCTGTCCTATTGTATTACGATGGACGCAAAGCTGTTGCAAATTCTGTAAGAGATTTGTTCCAAATTATAAGTGGTGTGTCTTGGGTTTCAGAAGTGCCAAAGGAGTTAATTTCATTGGCCTCCTCCTTCTCACAGTCTCTGGTCGATGACTCAAATATATTAGAAAGAATTGTTGACCTTTTGGATGAATTGGACATAACGAGTGAGATGGTGTTGCTTACTAAAAACCGGGCTCTGGGCTCCAATAAACATCGTAATCAAATATCAGAGCTGTTTGAGGAAATACGTATGTCTCTAGCAATGACTTTATTCAATTGGTCTGCCCAAAGAAGTCTGCCAAAGACAATAGTAATCAAACTGCTAAAAAATCTCTCAAAATACAAATCAAGTGAATCTACCGGCATGATTGATGATACCACTCTAACGATTCTCATGTCTGTGATTTATTCCTATGAtaccaatattttacaaaagcaAGATGATAATCGattgataaataatttaaatattattaaagacAATGAGTTTGTGCAGCAGTTATACGTGGCGTTAATGAGCGACAAAAGTttagaaaacaacaataatggtataaaaaatttcatcaaGTTTTCATTTGGACTAGCCATTTCTGGTCTACGTCATGCCTCGCAGTATCTACAAAATTCTTCATCCATAGTTACCGATTATGACGAACAACTTGTAGATGACGCTATATGTtgtaacattttcaaatttattcacaattcgATAATAGAAAAGgagattatttataaaaatcagttcttttATAGGCGTATACATATGATATTCACggatttcattgattttatGCATTCCAAAGTAACAGAATTACGGGGAAGAGCAGATGAGACGGCCAAAACACTTATTAGTTTTGCCAAAGAAGGTCTGGAACCTCCCAGTAACTTGGATCACAACTTCGAAATGCTGTTGCTGTGTATAGGCAAATTTTATAAAGGCAATAAAGCTGGTCTGGGATTATGTGTTGAATATTGGGGACCACTCGAAACTACAGCAAACTGTGTTACAACAACACGTTCAGTGTCTCTGTTTAAATTTATACGCTTGGCCGGAGAATTATTGCCTTCAACTCTATTTGTGCCCTATTTGAAAATGATAGCTGGTTTAGCCAGCTGTGAGAGATCGGCAAGATGTACATTTAATCTATTAAAGCAGGCTTCAGGCTTAACTGGAAGCACAGGACTGTCGTGGGAGCATTTCTTCTCGTGCTTAAACAGATATTATACGAACTTGAAACAGGAATTCTATTCAACAAGTGACACGATTTACAGAAATCGCATATCCAGCCGTAATATTAATCCCGATGAAATTGAAGGGCTAAGAGCAGTTCTAGAAGTGATCAAATCTGTCACAACATATGATGATGTGGCCCGTATTGCCATATGTGAGCATCCGAACTGGAATCCTCTCTATACATTGATAGGTCTATTAGGCTGTTCTGTGCCGTTGCACTTGAAAGCCGATATCTTACAAACCTTATCATCACTGGCCCAATCAAAGGAAACCGCCACCTTATTGTGGGACAATTTAGAAGCTTCGCAAATCATTGCCACCATACCAACAAATGTTCAATACGAAATATGTAATCTGGAAGTTGAAATAGAGCAAAATGAGTGCCGTCTTGAAAATTATCCTCTAACTGAAGGTGTTTTAGATTTACTATATTCATTGATTACAACTGTTATACCGAAACATCTCGGAAATGGCCCCAGAAAACCAGGCTTTGAGCCATATTTAAAGTTCTTAATAAACggcatatttttaaagttctacAACAGAACCTATAAGGACCAGACAGAAAAATGGAATATTGGTGCGAAATGCTTGAAAATAATTCATTACTTACTGGATATTTATGTTATAAATCCAAAGGATTTCTGTGAAAATTTCGACAACGCCACCCCACCAGGTTTCTTCATAATGCTGCAGTTGCACACAAAATCAGATATGTTGCGATTGATCCTGCAGATCATTGACGATTCACGGCTCCAACTAGATGACTGCAAGAAGTTCAAAGGAAAAACCAATTTAGAAGAATGTGCTTTATACTGTTTAAAGATTGTAAAACTGGGCTTAAAACACCAAGATATTTACTTTGATGCCCATTCTAATGCCAATAGTGCCATTCTTCTGTCAGGACTTAATAAAATTCTATTGGATGTTAATCCGCGCAGTAAGAAACCGGatcatattttaaattcaaccTATTTCTTAACCTATTTCAATTGGCTGCCCTACCACACTCTGGAAGCCATAAAAATTCTTCATATGATTTCCAAACAGCCAAGTGCTAACTCTCAAATTGTGGGCATCTTTACTCAAAATGAAAGCACTAAAACTATACTGCGCCAGGGTTTTGTCGAGTGCTTAGAAAGCGAATACATACCAGTGAAAACTGAGGCTGAATCGAATGAAGTACATTTTGAGGAAACAAATgaaataccaaaaattaaattacaaatcaAAGAAGCCATCATTCGTTTAATACAAAGTTGCCTGTGCCAACATACACCTAATCTGGGGCAATTTCTAATGGGCTTTGAACATTTCAAAGATCTACAAATGAACAAAGGTCAAAGGCATGGTGTTCTCGAGCTGGGTATTAATTGCACAAGATCTATTGTAACACTGTTGGAAAATCACTTGGAGATGAAAGCAAACAATTTGTGTTTTGATGCTGACGTGGAGAGGGTAATAGAGCGTGCATTTGAACTGCTGCATTCGGTGTGTGCCAACCCTAAAACATCTGATCAAGTGCTGCGTTATTTACGTACAAGAAACGACTTTCTTTGCCGATATTTGATGTTGATGCCGTCACTAAAAATCACCAATTCACATGTCATCAATCAAATAAGCAATTTGCTAAAATGCATTGCCATTGAATTGAAGATAACTGCATCGAATTGTCAGCTGAGTAGATTCCAACATATATCggaaatatttttgggcattaatCCGAAAAATAAACAAGAATCAGCCATAGAGCTGACCCATTTTTATACGAATGCCAACTTCGATACCAGTAAGCAGCATCTATCTTCAGGActgaaaaacaatatattgtGTGAGCTATTCAATAGAATTGATCTAGATCTACAGATGCTCGCGACGCCTCAGTGGGAATTTTTCGATAGAGGACtaattgaacaaattttaaaggagTGTGAATACAAAACCGAAGAGGGTCACACGTTGGTGGATTTGAAGAAAATGCATCAAATATTACACAGTGAATTGAAAATGGTTCAAAGTACCATAGCAAGTGGTCAAAGGCGGCTTATATTGCAGGAAATCGAATCAGTTTTATTACACGCCCTTAAAGTCAATGAACAAAGGAATAAACGTTTCGCCACTGTCAAATTTGTAGAGTCCTGGGGCTATGTTACCGAAATTCTATTCAGCTGTGTCACAAGTTGTGCTTTTCCTGCTGAGCGAAAACAAGaattaataattgaaattttacaaaGGATTTTAATGAAAGTGGCGCCTAATCAGATAATTTTGGAAATGTCTGTCATCATCTCCGGCACTATACTCTTGCTGCTAGTGAATTTACGATGCTGTTTTCATAATGTTCAAGAATCTGATATCAAATCCGTAGATACAGCAGACTCGGAAATGAATCAAACACAATCATCGAAATCAAATACACTAAATCTtaaatgtattttgaaatatatactgGAATGGATAATTGTAAGCGGCGTAGCTTCTCAAAAGCTGCGCATTAATCTGTATGCAGCTTTACTAAACTGTCTCAGGATCATCAGAGATCAAAGTACTAAAAAATCAacgaatgtaaataaaaattacatcaCCCGTTTGGATAAATCGCATGGCAATGATTACCTATCATCTGATTCGACATACATACGCATGGCTGTTGAAGTTATTTTGCAGTTTGGTGAAAAGTTGATTGAAATCATATGTCACGATTGTGTAGCGGGGCATGAAATCTGCAAAATGTCTGCCTTAGCATGTATAGATGTATTGTTGGACATTGACACAATGTCGGGCATTATGAATTTTATATCACATCACGGCTACTTGTCTCATATAGTGGAAAGCTTGGCTAAATCAGACGAAGAACTTTGCAACACTTTGTCAAATGTTCCCGAGAATATGAAATATCTGTATGTGTATGAATCGAAAATGTCCATGTTACTGCGCTTAGCTAACACCCATGCGGGAGCCGAGCTTCTACTATCAAATAAAGTCTTGGATGTGCTGTCCAGCATGAGAGTTTTTGATATGCATCCCGACTTGAAACGAAGACAAGAGTGGCACCAAAATGAATTGCAGGAATTTGTTCCCAGAGTGGATACGCGTTATAGACAGATATTATTCCCAGCACTGAATTTATGTGATTGTCTTGTAACAACTTTGGGAACGGAAAACTATTCTGTTATATCGCAAGTAATGCACTTTTTACTTTCCCATTGCGACATGATTGAAATCGTTTTGAGATCCGGATCACCATTTTCCGATATTGGTTTATTGCAAGAAGTCTCATTCATCACGGGCATCATAGCCAGAACCTTTAGCCAGGAAGCCTTTGCAGCTAAGAATTCGGATTTGATGGGCGACATTGGCGTCAACGTGTATAGAATCAAAAAACTCATGTTATCGCTTTACCTACGTTTCACGGTTAACGATTCGAATTTTAAGGAGATTCAGAAGTCTGGCCATGCCTTGTACGAGGACACGAACGAGAATACCTCAGTTCATATCACTTACTTTTTGGAAATAGCcgcaaatttaaatttgttttgcagaAACATTGTAACCAACAATTCGGTCGACCATAGAACCAATGGACTTTTGTTTTCACCCACCATAAGTGAAGGCGTTCACATGGAAGACAATCGCAACAGCACCATATATCATCAGTATAACCTTGGCATTATTATAAATCAACTAAAAGGGTCCGTTGAGTATTTCCATTCgcagaaaacaattttagacgGCCTATATAGACAAAGATCCGTTCTTATACACTCGAGTTTCGATTCTTCGGCCAATGAGAAgtatttgcaaataataaaGCAACACGAAGACAAACAAATTCAACTATCGCTGTGCGTTTTCATCATCGAACAATGTTTATATCTGCTTTGGAGTCATCTAGACTATTATATGAGGTATATTTCATCAAATAATCGTGACATTATTCTTCTGTATGCCGACAATATGCATGGTGTAGGTTCTGCGAATGCTTTGAATTTTACTAACGAGGAGTTGTTGAATTTAAAGAAAACCCTTATTTCGGTTTTCAACGAAACATTTTCCAAGAAGTTATGCTCAGTTATGGATGTGGCGCAAGATGGCGAAACCGACTTTAACAATGCTCTTTTGCGGAGAATTAAGtctataatacaattttttccaattaaataa